The following are from one region of the Ischnura elegans chromosome 12, ioIscEleg1.1, whole genome shotgun sequence genome:
- the LOC124169855 gene encoding piggyBac transposable element-derived protein 2-like: MATSLTTKEIVYILEGDISDIDISDDEDISEENPDWLLNREAVGPDVMNTEVQGFPNIPDVGLAFEVNKCSDDSDDDDMPLAQRYPHLMNQSQRKVNRSLWTYEDLGYVDSSCDSQFSPPPDEISTPFSYFKLFVDNDMISNIVEQTNLYSVQEKCQNVNTNDKEIHQLLGIHMIMSIVTMPSYSMFWSEKSRYGQIADVMSRNRFKTLRGNLHFNNNDNMLSRDDPAYDKLFKIRPFLNALRKNFLKVEPEEHNSVDEFMIPLKAHTALKQYMKSKPHKWGVKVFARAGVSGFVYDFEIYLGKQTNVKESGLGISGDIVIRLAENIPKHKNFKLYCDNWFSSPKLFSQLRKDGILAAGTIRRNRLGQCTLKSDKELKKQGRGSFDYRLEKSENTFVLKWLDNKPVYLISNFVGAHPVENVRRWSVAEKRYIDVPQPNIVRAYNKHMGGVDKQDMLLELYRTNLKGKRYYLRVIFHFIDLSVVNAWLLYRRHCEQLKEKYMPLIEFKLSVAHALLYFGPNISNKRGRPSSSPSVEGKGVAKRTFTPRPVADVRFDGIDHWPLHVNTKNRCKLCIKSYTRVKCEKCNLPLCFSNEKNCFKTFHVK; the protein is encoded by the coding sequence ATGGCGACATCATTGACGACTAAGGAAATAGTGTACATTTTAGAAGGTGACATCTCTGATATTGACATCTCAGATGATGAAGACATCTCAGAGGAAAACCCGGATTGGCTTTTGAATAGAGAAGCAGTCGGACCTGACGTTATGAATACCGAGGTACAGGGTTTTCCGAACATCCCTGATGTCGGACTTGCTTTTGAAGTAAATAAGTGTAGTGatgatagtgatgatgatgacatgccTTTGGCACAACGTTATCCGCATCTAATGAACCAATCGCAGAGAAAAGTAAATAGGTCATTATGGACTTATGAAGACCTAGGTTATGTTGATTCCTCATGTGACTCTCAATTTTCACCACCTCCTGATGAAATTAGCaccccattttcatatttcaagctTTTTGTTGATAATGATATGATAAGTAATATTGTAGAGCAAACTAATCTCTATTCAGTGcaggaaaaatgccaaaatgtaAACACTAATGACAAAGAAATACATCAGCTCCTAGGAATTCATATGATTATGAGCATTGTCACAATGCCAAGTTACTCCATGTTCTGGAGTGAAAAGTCGCGATATGGTCAAATTGCAGATGTCATGTCTCGCAATAGATTCAAAACTTTGCGAGGTAatctacattttaataataatgacaatatgtTGTCCCGTGATGATCCTGCTTacgataaactgttcaaaatccggccatttttaaatgctctaaGGAAAAACTTCCTGAAAGTGGAACCGGAAGAGCATaattcagtggatgaatttatgattCCTTTGAAAGCTCATACAGCATTGAAGCAGTATATGAAAAGCAAACCACACAAGTGGGGAGTGAAGGTTTTTGCTCGTGCAGGGGTTAGCGGATTtgtgtatgattttgaaatttatctgggCAAGCAAACTAATGTAAAAGAATCTGGTCTTGGAATCAGTGGTGATATTGTCATTCGGCTAGCAGAAAATATCCCtaagcacaaaaatttcaaattatattgtgATAACTGGTTTTCCTCGCCTAAACTATTCTCGCAACTAAGGAAAGATGGTATTTTAGCTGCAGGAACTATCCGTAGAAATAGGCTAGGGCAATGCACTTTGAAAAGTGACAAGGAGTTGAAAAAACAAGGGAGGGGTAGCTTTGATTATAGACttgagaaaagtgaaaatacGTTTGTTTTGAAATGGCTGGACAATAAACCAGTGTATTTAATTTCCAACTTTGTTGGGGCTCATCCTGTGGAAAATGTTCGACGCTGGTCTGTAGCAGAAAAAAGGTACATAGACGTGCCACAGCCAAATATTGTTCGTGCGTACAATAAGCATATGGGAGGAGTCGATAAACAAGATATGCTTCTGGAACTTTACAGAACAAACCTCAAAGGGAAGCGTTATTACCTCAGGGTGATTTTTCACTTCATCGACCTCAGTGTTGTAAATGCTTGGCTGTTATACCGCAGACATTGTgagcaattgaaagaaaaatatatgccctTGATTGAGTTCAAATTATCTGTAGCTCATGCATTACTCTACTTTGGTCCCAATATCTCTAATAAGAGAGGAAGACCATCTTCATCACCGAGTGTGGAGGGAAAAGGAGTGGCGAAAAGAACTTTTACACCACGGCCGGTGGCCGATGTTCGATTCGATGGGATTGATCATTGGCCTTTGCatgtaaatactaaaaatagatgtaaattgtgcataaaaagttATACGCGAGTGAAGTGCGAGAAATGCAACTTACCATTGTGCTTCTCcaacgaaaaaaactgtttcaaaacttttcatgtaaaatga